A genomic stretch from Mycobacterium cookii includes:
- a CDS encoding cutinase family protein gives MVRAGIRALLKLLMTCLLLAGSLVSTSAVGGAADGEPCPDVAVIFARGTLEPPGVGATGQAFTDALNGRLGNTPAAIYPVDYPASLDFNQAGAGVADAANRVLGIVNTCPATKIVVGGYSQGAAIAAYITADSVPPGYDLPAGITGPLPANVANHVAAVTLFGKPSSGFLNLVDHNAPPINIGPRYVSKTIDLCAPQDPVCTSGGGFSRAAHSAYKSNGMTDQAADFAAKAVGR, from the coding sequence ATGGTCCGTGCCGGGATACGGGCACTGCTGAAACTGCTGATGACATGCCTGCTGCTCGCGGGCTCTCTGGTTTCGACTTCCGCGGTCGGCGGTGCCGCCGACGGCGAACCGTGCCCCGACGTCGCGGTCATCTTCGCCCGTGGCACCCTCGAGCCGCCGGGTGTCGGCGCCACCGGACAGGCCTTCACCGACGCCCTCAACGGCCGCTTGGGCAACACCCCCGCCGCGATTTATCCGGTCGACTATCCGGCTTCGCTCGACTTCAACCAAGCGGGCGCGGGCGTGGCTGACGCGGCCAACAGAGTCCTCGGCATCGTCAATACCTGCCCCGCGACCAAGATCGTCGTCGGCGGCTACTCGCAGGGTGCTGCGATCGCGGCCTACATCACCGCCGACAGCGTCCCGCCAGGCTACGACTTGCCGGCCGGCATCACCGGACCGTTGCCGGCGAATGTCGCCAACCACGTCGCCGCTGTCACCCTGTTCGGGAAGCCCTCGAGTGGCTTCCTCAACCTGGTGGACCACAACGCTCCGCCGATCAACATCGGGCCCAGGTATGTCAGCAAGACCATCGACCTGTGTGCGCCCCAAGATCCCGTCTGCACCAGCGGCGGCGGGTTCAGCCGCGCCGCACACAGCGCATACAAGTCCAACGGCATGACGGATCAGGCAGCGGACTTCGCTGCGAAAGCGGTCGGGCGCTGA
- a CDS encoding SDR family NAD(P)-dependent oxidoreductase, with protein sequence MGLLDHKTAVVTGANSGIGLATAERFIAEGAEQVFITGRRQAELDSAAARLGPRAVAVRGDVGIPGDLDRLYAEVAAAGRGLDTVVANAGSTRVARLGEITDDDLDALLTTNVKGVVYTVQKALSLLNDGASIVLIGSSTADRGRPGLSIYAATKAAVRSLARAWANELADRNIRVNVVVAGSTATPGSDKLAAQTDPNASIEDFRAGRTATIPLGRFADPREIAAAAVFFASGLSSFSTGSTVDADGGFNQV encoded by the coding sequence ATGGGACTGCTTGACCACAAGACCGCCGTCGTGACCGGCGCCAATTCCGGTATCGGACTGGCCACCGCCGAGCGCTTCATCGCTGAAGGGGCCGAGCAGGTGTTCATCACCGGTCGACGGCAAGCCGAACTTGATTCCGCTGCCGCACGATTGGGTCCACGCGCCGTCGCCGTGCGAGGCGACGTGGGCATACCGGGTGACCTCGACCGGCTCTACGCCGAGGTGGCCGCAGCCGGCCGGGGCCTGGACACCGTCGTCGCCAACGCCGGCTCGACCAGGGTCGCGCGGCTCGGCGAGATCACCGACGACGACCTCGACGCGCTGCTGACCACCAACGTCAAGGGTGTGGTGTACACGGTGCAGAAGGCGCTCTCGCTGCTCAACGACGGCGCCTCGATCGTTCTGATCGGCTCCTCCACCGCCGACCGTGGTCGCCCGGGGCTGAGTATCTACGCCGCAACCAAAGCCGCCGTGCGTTCGCTCGCACGGGCGTGGGCCAACGAACTGGCCGACCGCAACATCCGGGTCAACGTCGTCGTCGCCGGATCCACCGCCACCCCGGGCAGCGACAAGCTCGCTGCGCAAACCGATCCCAATGCCTCGATCGAAGATTTCCGCGCCGGGCGCACCGCGACCATACCGCTGGGCCGCTTCGCTGATCCTCGCGAAATCGCCGCCGCCGCAGTGTTTTTCGCGAGCGGCCTATCCAGCTTCAGCACCGGATCCACCGTCGATGCCGACGGTGGATTCAATCAGGTCTGA
- a CDS encoding winged helix-turn-helix transcriptional regulator, which produces MTATSDVMTLHGRSTDGDRSLTHEWCPIERALEDIGTHSALLLLREAFYGTRRFEDLARLAGITEQMAAIRLKQLVEAGILTKQPYKTPGQRTRYEYVLTGRGRELFPVIVSLIEFGLLLQGDTKRLDLIHADGCGAAIVSQVQCAHGHVVPLAQTEARIKRRRR; this is translated from the coding sequence ATGACCGCGACATCCGATGTTATGACGCTGCACGGGCGCTCGACGGACGGTGATCGGTCGCTCACCCACGAATGGTGCCCGATCGAACGCGCACTCGAAGACATCGGAACCCATTCCGCGTTGCTGCTCCTTCGCGAAGCGTTTTACGGTACAAGGCGCTTCGAAGATCTGGCCCGCCTGGCCGGTATCACCGAACAGATGGCGGCGATACGACTCAAACAACTCGTCGAAGCCGGCATCTTGACCAAGCAGCCCTACAAGACGCCCGGCCAGCGGACTCGCTACGAGTACGTGCTGACCGGGCGTGGCCGCGAGCTCTTCCCCGTGATCGTCAGCCTGATCGAGTTCGGGCTGCTGCTACAGGGCGACACCAAGCGGCTGGACCTGATTCACGCCGACGGATGCGGCGCGGCCATCGTTTCGCAGGTCCAGTGCGCCCACGGTCACGTCGTCCCGCTGGCTCAAACGGAAGCGCGAATCAAACGCCGCCGGCGCTGA
- a CDS encoding heavy metal translocating P-type ATPase produces the protein MVAPTTAPSRSPLAPAVAPVRHTKLFALAEMRWAAIALALFLAGLAAQLAGGPHWLWWTLYWGCYAAGGWEPGLAGLQALRDKTLDVDLLMVAAAIGAAAIGQITDGALLIVIFSTSGALEALATARTEDSVRGLLDLAPETVARVRADGSEEMVNSADLAVGDVVVVRPGERIGADATVIAGASEVDQATITGEPLPVDKISGDEVFAGTLNGTGSLRIRVDRRAEDSVVARIATLVETASRTKARTQLFIEKVEQRYSIGMVAATIAVFAIPLLAGELLQPALLRAMTFMIVASPCAVVLATMPPLLAAIANAGRHGVLAKSAVVMERLGATTQFAFDKTGTLTRGTPGVAEIHCLETGLGDDELLALAAAAEHPSEHPLASAIVNAARTKGLAVPDVDEFAAHPGRGVTARVDGRLIGVGSPHALLADLDATATAAVTAMQDRGYTAVVVTRDHRAVGVLAITDQLRPEAAAAVSAARRLTRAAPVLLTGDNQATADQLAAQVGIADVRAGLLPDDKVAAVQQLQAGGQRLAVIGDGINDAPALAAAHIGIAMGGAGSDLTLQTADAVVVRDDLTTIPAVVALSRRARRVVIANLTIAATFIGMLVIWDLVGTLPLPLGVAGHEGSTVIVGLNGLRLLRRSAWSRAAAVR, from the coding sequence ATGGTCGCGCCGACCACAGCGCCGAGCCGTTCCCCGCTTGCCCCCGCGGTTGCGCCTGTCCGGCACACCAAGCTGTTCGCGCTCGCGGAAATGCGTTGGGCGGCAATCGCTCTGGCGTTGTTTCTGGCCGGCTTGGCGGCGCAGCTGGCGGGCGGTCCGCATTGGCTGTGGTGGACGCTGTACTGGGGCTGCTACGCAGCCGGCGGCTGGGAGCCGGGCCTGGCCGGCTTGCAGGCGCTCCGGGACAAGACCTTGGACGTCGACCTGCTGATGGTCGCGGCGGCGATCGGCGCGGCGGCGATCGGGCAGATCACCGATGGCGCACTGCTGATCGTGATCTTCTCGACGTCCGGCGCGTTGGAGGCGTTGGCGACCGCACGCACCGAAGACTCCGTACGCGGACTGCTCGACCTGGCACCCGAAACGGTGGCCCGCGTCCGCGCCGACGGCAGCGAGGAAATGGTCAACAGCGCCGATCTGGCTGTCGGCGATGTCGTGGTGGTGCGGCCCGGAGAGCGGATCGGGGCCGACGCCACCGTGATCGCCGGTGCCAGCGAGGTGGATCAGGCCACGATCACCGGTGAGCCGCTGCCGGTCGACAAGATTTCTGGCGACGAGGTATTCGCGGGAACCCTCAATGGCACTGGCTCCCTGCGGATTCGAGTGGACCGGCGCGCCGAGGACTCCGTCGTGGCCCGCATCGCGACGTTGGTGGAAACGGCCAGCCGCACCAAGGCCCGCACGCAACTGTTCATCGAGAAGGTCGAACAGCGCTATTCGATCGGCATGGTCGCCGCCACCATTGCGGTGTTCGCCATCCCACTGCTTGCGGGGGAGTTGCTGCAGCCAGCGTTGTTGCGCGCGATGACATTCATGATCGTGGCCTCGCCGTGCGCCGTGGTCCTTGCCACGATGCCGCCGCTGCTGGCCGCGATCGCCAACGCCGGCCGCCACGGTGTGCTCGCCAAGTCGGCGGTGGTCATGGAACGACTCGGGGCGACCACCCAGTTCGCATTCGACAAGACCGGCACGCTGACCCGGGGGACACCCGGTGTCGCCGAAATTCACTGTCTTGAAACGGGTCTCGGCGATGACGAACTGCTGGCCCTGGCAGCTGCGGCCGAGCACCCCAGCGAACATCCGCTTGCGTCGGCGATCGTGAACGCCGCACGCACAAAGGGTTTGGCCGTGCCCGATGTCGACGAGTTCGCAGCCCACCCGGGCCGGGGCGTCACCGCCCGCGTCGACGGCCGGCTCATCGGCGTCGGGTCTCCGCACGCCCTGCTGGCCGACCTCGACGCCACCGCTACTGCCGCGGTGACGGCGATGCAAGATCGCGGCTACACCGCGGTGGTCGTCACCCGCGATCACCGGGCGGTCGGGGTGCTGGCCATCACCGACCAGTTGCGCCCCGAAGCCGCGGCCGCCGTCAGCGCCGCACGCCGGTTGACCCGCGCGGCACCGGTTTTGCTGACCGGTGACAACCAGGCAACCGCCGACCAACTCGCCGCGCAGGTCGGCATCGCCGATGTCCGTGCCGGTCTGCTCCCCGACGACAAAGTCGCCGCGGTACAGCAGTTACAGGCCGGCGGTCAACGGCTGGCTGTGATCGGTGACGGCATCAACGATGCTCCCGCACTGGCAGCCGCGCACATCGGCATCGCGATGGGCGGTGCGGGATCGGATCTCACGTTGCAAACCGCCGATGCCGTCGTCGTGCGCGACGACCTGACGACGATTCCCGCCGTCGTCGCGCTGTCGCGGCGAGCGCGCAGGGTCGTGATCGCAAACCTGACGATCGCTGCCACCTTCATTGGGATGCTGGTCATTTGGGATCTCGTCGGCACCTTGCCGCTGCCGCTCGGCGTTGCCGGGCACGAGGGCTCGACCGTGATCGTGGGGCTCAACGGGCTACGTCTGCTGCGCCGATCGGCCTGGAGCCGCGCCGCCGCGGTCCGCTGA
- a CDS encoding SpoIIE family protein phosphatase — MEPGHGLVIYSDGLVERRGESIDDNMDRLADAIGRVSDASVSWIRTVMSENTHDDVSIVTLRRP; from the coding sequence CTGGAGCCCGGGCATGGTTTGGTGATCTACTCCGACGGACTGGTCGAGCGCCGCGGCGAGTCGATCGACGACAACATGGACCGCTTGGCCGACGCCATCGGGCGGGTAAGTGATGCATCGGTATCCTGGATCAGGACGGTGATGTCGGAGAACACCCACGACGACGTCAGCATTGTGACGCTCCGCCGCCCCTGA
- a CDS encoding TetR/AcrR family transcriptional regulator, translated as MTTPGATVTSTSKPMGKDEVIAAVLEAASELFAEKGPAATSIREVAARAGVNHGLLHRHFGSKHQLLAATLQHLADSTAALRESGAPPEQLETAYELQARVMVRSTLDGFAVEELQQRFPGMEAFLDVVRADHSDERTARLLAAHGMALQVGWALLGPTLRVAFGLQDLDDADIRAAVAEQVAKIVASQ; from the coding sequence ATGACTACACCGGGCGCAACGGTTACGAGCACGTCGAAACCAATGGGGAAGGACGAGGTGATCGCAGCCGTCCTGGAGGCGGCGAGCGAGCTGTTCGCCGAGAAGGGCCCGGCCGCGACGTCCATCCGCGAGGTCGCGGCCCGAGCCGGCGTGAATCATGGCCTGCTACATCGCCACTTCGGGAGCAAGCACCAGCTCCTGGCCGCGACGTTGCAACATCTGGCCGACTCGACCGCGGCGCTTCGCGAGTCCGGTGCCCCGCCGGAGCAATTGGAAACCGCCTACGAGCTGCAAGCGCGGGTCATGGTGCGCTCGACACTCGATGGATTCGCCGTCGAAGAACTCCAGCAGCGCTTTCCCGGCATGGAAGCGTTCCTGGATGTGGTGCGGGCCGATCACAGCGACGAGCGGACGGCGCGACTACTGGCAGCCCACGGGATGGCGCTTCAAGTCGGGTGGGCGCTGCTCGGCCCTACGCTGCGGGTCGCCTTCGGACTGCAAGACCTCGACGACGCCGACATCCGCGCGGCGGTCGCCGAGCAGGTCGCGAAAATTGTTGCGAGTCAATAG
- a CDS encoding cutinase family protein, with amino-acid sequence MSRPPVARRGTLMSRVTRSTIVATFALAAFFTGGLVPAASANAAGDSCANVEVVFARGTLEAPGVGATGQAFVDALNPRLQGKSVDVYGVDYPASLDFGRATDGIADASNRIQSIAANCPATKIVLGGYSQGAAVAGYTTASSVPAGFALPASISGPMPPAVASHVAAVVLFGTPDEWFLGLADHNAPPISIGPLYGAKTLQLCAAGDPVCFPGGTDRGAHSSYKVNGMAGQAADFVAHQLGVTAPAAPVLQAAAVVGPDQAAG; translated from the coding sequence ATGAGCAGACCGCCGGTAGCCCGACGGGGCACCCTGATGAGCCGGGTCACCCGGTCCACGATCGTCGCCACGTTCGCTCTGGCCGCATTCTTCACCGGCGGTCTTGTTCCAGCCGCCTCAGCGAATGCGGCAGGCGACTCATGCGCCAACGTTGAGGTCGTATTCGCCCGCGGCACCCTGGAAGCGCCCGGTGTCGGCGCGACGGGCCAGGCTTTCGTCGACGCGCTCAACCCCAGGCTGCAAGGCAAGTCCGTCGACGTCTACGGGGTCGACTACCCGGCATCGCTCGACTTCGGTCGCGCCACCGACGGAATCGCCGACGCGAGCAACAGGATTCAGTCGATCGCGGCGAATTGCCCGGCGACCAAGATCGTGTTGGGCGGCTATTCACAGGGCGCCGCCGTGGCCGGCTACACGACCGCAAGCTCGGTGCCCGCCGGATTCGCCCTTCCCGCAAGCATTTCCGGGCCGATGCCCCCGGCCGTCGCCTCGCACGTCGCGGCAGTGGTCCTATTCGGAACGCCCGACGAATGGTTCCTCGGTCTCGCCGATCACAATGCACCCCCGATCAGCATCGGACCGCTCTACGGCGCAAAGACCCTTCAGCTGTGCGCGGCCGGTGACCCGGTCTGCTTCCCCGGTGGCACGGATCGCGGCGCCCACTCGTCATACAAAGTCAACGGAATGGCCGGGCAGGCAGCGGACTTCGTCGCACACCAGCTGGGCGTCACAGCTCCTGCGGCGCCGGTGCTGCAGGCTGCGGCCGTGGTCGGCCCCGACCAGGCGGCGGGCTGA
- a CDS encoding adenylate/guanylate cyclase domain-containing protein, which yields MTSSELLGAAAALELGGIIALAVLLIVSRRQLKNTRIQLERKKRLETGRRRRRRGVAPLAIRTAFKTADSLISKGIGATVRNSVEELAGWAQVERPDLARLTADGDVVVAFSDIEDSTLRNETLGDRGWLKILERHNRLVQKHVADHGGHVIKSQGDGFMIAFADAGQAVRCAVEIQQALDDADRWEGIKVRIGMHLGPSVRRGDDLFGRNVALAARITGQADGGEILVSESVREAVDGASGIEFSEPREAELKGFQGTYSLYPVDVAA from the coding sequence ATGACGTCGTCCGAATTGCTCGGAGCCGCGGCCGCGCTCGAGCTCGGCGGGATCATCGCGCTGGCAGTTCTGCTGATCGTCTCGCGTCGACAGTTGAAGAACACCCGAATCCAGTTGGAGCGCAAGAAAAGGCTCGAGACCGGTCGACGACGTCGGCGTCGCGGTGTCGCACCGTTGGCAATCCGGACCGCGTTCAAGACCGCCGACTCGTTGATCTCGAAAGGCATTGGCGCCACGGTCCGTAACTCCGTCGAAGAGCTCGCGGGGTGGGCTCAAGTCGAACGTCCCGACCTTGCCCGGCTGACGGCCGACGGCGACGTCGTGGTCGCCTTCTCCGATATCGAGGACTCCACCCTGCGCAACGAAACGCTGGGCGATCGGGGGTGGCTGAAGATCTTGGAGCGGCACAACCGCCTCGTCCAAAAACACGTCGCCGATCACGGCGGTCACGTGATCAAGAGTCAGGGCGACGGGTTCATGATCGCTTTCGCCGATGCGGGCCAAGCCGTCCGGTGCGCTGTCGAAATACAACAGGCGCTCGACGACGCCGATCGCTGGGAGGGAATCAAAGTGCGGATCGGGATGCACCTGGGGCCCTCGGTCAGGCGCGGCGACGACCTGTTCGGACGCAATGTCGCTCTGGCCGCGCGGATTACCGGGCAGGCTGACGGTGGCGAGATCCTGGTCAGCGAGTCGGTGCGCGAGGCCGTCGACGGTGCGTCCGGCATCGAGTTCAGCGAACCTCGCGAGGCGGAACTCAAGGGATTTCAGGGAACGTACAGCCTCTATCCGGTGGACGTAGCCGCCTAG
- a CDS encoding nitroreductase family protein, translating to MELYDVMRSTPAVRQFTHGPLPDDVVGRILDNARFAPSGGNRQGTRVVIVRDADSRAALAELALPAARRYAAQVANGESPWNPLQPPGVDASTIAATEPPEQMSAPFRDAPVVLVFCVDLAVVAAVDQDLDRVAVTPGASVYPLVWNVLLAARNEGFGGVLTTMAVAEEPRVKSLLGIPDSYAVAAVVPLGEPARRVTKLRRRPLAELAVRERFDGPAFGA from the coding sequence ATGGAACTCTACGACGTGATGCGATCGACGCCCGCGGTCCGTCAATTCACCCACGGACCACTTCCCGACGACGTCGTCGGCCGAATTCTGGACAATGCCCGCTTCGCGCCGTCCGGCGGCAACAGGCAAGGTACCCGGGTGGTGATCGTACGCGATGCGGATTCGCGGGCAGCACTGGCGGAACTGGCGTTACCGGCCGCACGCCGCTACGCCGCGCAAGTCGCCAACGGCGAATCACCGTGGAATCCTCTGCAGCCGCCCGGCGTGGACGCGTCGACGATCGCGGCAACGGAGCCGCCCGAGCAGATGTCGGCGCCGTTCCGCGACGCCCCGGTGGTGCTGGTGTTCTGTGTGGATCTGGCGGTGGTCGCCGCGGTGGACCAGGACCTCGACCGCGTCGCGGTGACGCCGGGGGCGTCCGTTTATCCGCTCGTGTGGAACGTGTTGCTAGCGGCCCGCAATGAAGGGTTCGGCGGGGTGTTGACGACCATGGCGGTCGCCGAGGAACCGCGCGTCAAAAGCCTTCTGGGAATTCCCGATTCGTATGCGGTGGCCGCAGTGGTCCCGCTCGGCGAGCCGGCACGCCGGGTCACCAAACTGCGTCGCCGGCCCCTCGCCGAGCTTGCCGTTCGGGAGCGTTTCGACGGACCTGCGTTCGGCGCCTGA
- a CDS encoding class I SAM-dependent methyltransferase — MTRSDNDTWDLASSVGATATAVAASRAIASQNPDALLNDPWADPLVRAVGIDTFVKLIDAEAGQPDDPLPNRRAMREQIAVRTRFFDDFFVHAAESGIRQAVILASGLDTRAYRLPWGAETVVYEIDQPQVIAFKTRTLADLGAEPTAQRRTVAIDLRDDWPTALLAAGFDTRQPTAWSAEGLLVYLPPEAQDRLFDNVAALSAPGSRIATEHMDMRDVPPDWAERLTERSRRIGSDINLAELFYTGDRNTAADYLGARGWRVNTQTTAEVYAANGFEPPDDELAAFGSGSGYLTATLT; from the coding sequence ATGACTCGTTCGGATAACGACACCTGGGATCTGGCGTCAAGTGTCGGCGCGACCGCTACCGCGGTCGCCGCGTCACGAGCGATCGCATCGCAGAATCCGGATGCCCTGCTGAACGATCCGTGGGCGGATCCGCTTGTCCGCGCGGTCGGCATCGACACTTTCGTGAAGTTGATCGACGCCGAGGCCGGACAGCCTGACGACCCGCTGCCGAATCGTCGTGCGATGAGGGAGCAGATCGCCGTGCGTACCCGCTTCTTCGACGACTTCTTCGTGCACGCGGCCGAGTCGGGCATCCGGCAGGCCGTGATTCTGGCGTCAGGTTTGGACACCCGGGCTTACCGGCTGCCCTGGGGAGCCGAGACGGTCGTCTACGAGATCGACCAGCCTCAGGTGATCGCATTCAAGACGCGGACTCTGGCGGACCTGGGTGCTGAACCCACGGCCCAACGGCGAACGGTGGCAATCGATTTGCGCGACGACTGGCCGACGGCACTGCTCGCGGCCGGATTCGACACCCGGCAGCCGACGGCTTGGAGCGCCGAGGGTCTGCTCGTCTACCTGCCACCGGAAGCGCAGGACCGTCTCTTCGACAACGTTGCGGCCCTGTCAGCGCCGGGCAGCCGGATCGCGACCGAACACATGGACATGCGCGACGTTCCGCCGGATTGGGCCGAGCGACTCACCGAGCGGTCGAGACGCATCGGCTCCGACATCAACCTCGCCGAGCTGTTCTACACCGGTGACCGTAATACCGCCGCCGACTACCTCGGGGCGCGCGGTTGGCGCGTCAACACGCAAACCACCGCAGAGGTATACGCCGCCAACGGATTCGAGCCGCCCGACGACGAGTTGGCCGCCTTCGGCAGCGGCTCGGGCTACCTGACGGCGACCTTGACGTAG
- a CDS encoding CobW family GTP-binding protein, which yields MRSIPVICLTGHLGAGKTSLLNHVLSAPGARIGVIVNDFGELNVDAMLVSGQIDEPVSIAGGCICCLPDDGGIDEALAKLADARLDLDAVIVETSGLADPVAVVRMIGFSEVTGVRFGGLVDVIDATTHFDTIDVGEVVPARYGAASLVVVNKLDQLPGGDRTVVVDRVKQRVRERNSRASVVGTVGGRIDPGLLYDIAESRDVIGQLSLRELFVEAADHAHLHADSVSATSDGEIDPGALLDLLEDPPSGVYRLKGAVVMRYGSAAPTFAVNLVGTSIHIANAPAGASANCLVAIGMDLDTEAVSERLATVLRPTVEPATLANAHRLRQYRRRSL from the coding sequence GTGCGGTCGATTCCCGTGATCTGTTTGACCGGCCACCTCGGCGCCGGCAAGACGAGTCTGCTCAACCACGTGCTGAGTGCCCCGGGAGCCCGGATCGGTGTGATCGTCAACGACTTCGGTGAGTTGAATGTCGATGCGATGCTGGTGTCGGGGCAAATCGACGAGCCCGTTTCCATCGCCGGTGGCTGCATCTGCTGCTTGCCCGATGACGGCGGCATCGACGAGGCGCTGGCCAAGCTCGCCGATGCGCGGCTCGACCTGGATGCCGTGATCGTGGAGACGAGCGGTTTGGCCGATCCCGTCGCCGTCGTCCGGATGATCGGATTCAGCGAAGTGACCGGCGTGCGATTCGGCGGGCTTGTCGATGTCATCGATGCCACAACACATTTCGACACCATCGACGTCGGTGAGGTGGTACCGGCCCGCTACGGCGCGGCATCTCTGGTGGTCGTCAACAAGCTCGATCAACTACCGGGCGGCGACCGGACCGTCGTGGTCGACCGTGTCAAACAACGGGTGCGAGAACGCAATTCGCGCGCGAGTGTGGTTGGGACCGTTGGCGGGAGAATCGACCCCGGACTGCTCTACGACATAGCTGAATCCCGTGACGTGATCGGCCAGCTCTCGCTACGCGAACTGTTCGTCGAGGCCGCCGACCACGCTCATTTGCACGCCGACTCCGTGTCGGCGACCAGCGACGGTGAAATCGACCCAGGGGCGCTCCTCGACCTGCTCGAGGATCCGCCGTCAGGGGTGTACCGGCTCAAAGGAGCTGTCGTGATGCGCTACGGCTCCGCCGCACCCACCTTTGCCGTCAACCTGGTCGGTACGTCAATCCACATCGCGAACGCACCCGCTGGGGCGTCTGCCAATTGTCTGGTTGCGATCGGGATGGATCTCGACACCGAGGCAGTTAGCGAACGACTCGCCACCGTGCTGCGACCCACCGTCGAACCGGCGACACTCGCCAATGCTCACCGACTCCGGCAGTATCGCCGGCGCAGCCTTTAG
- a CDS encoding TauD/TfdA dioxygenase family protein: MTNEFRVVKLGENIGARIDGVRLGELDTETAAAINTAVNTHKVVFIRGQQHLDDESHYALAESLGVPTTPHPTLKFDGSKVMRLESIAGGGANQWHTDVTFVDRPPKASILRAVELPAYGGTTTWASTVAAYQQLPQPLQQLADGLWAMHNNAFDYAQVDPAKLAAIEANPEAMAKHANEFHSTHYETHHPVVRVHPETGERALLLGNFVKAILGVNGAESRALFQIFQDRITWLENTIRWNWELGDVAIWDNRATQHYAVSDYGKQRRAMHRITLAGDIPVSVHGEHSRSVSGDASDYSIVDTPKPLVA; this comes from the coding sequence GTGACCAACGAGTTCCGCGTGGTGAAGCTGGGCGAGAACATCGGCGCGCGCATCGACGGAGTGCGACTCGGTGAGCTCGACACCGAGACGGCGGCCGCGATCAACACCGCCGTGAACACCCACAAGGTGGTATTCATCCGCGGCCAGCAGCATCTCGACGACGAATCCCACTACGCCCTCGCCGAAAGCCTGGGTGTGCCCACGACTCCGCACCCGACGCTGAAGTTCGACGGCAGCAAGGTGATGCGTCTCGAGTCCATCGCGGGTGGCGGAGCCAACCAGTGGCACACCGACGTCACCTTCGTCGATCGTCCGCCGAAAGCGTCCATCCTGCGCGCTGTCGAGTTGCCGGCCTACGGCGGCACGACGACCTGGGCGTCCACGGTGGCCGCGTACCAGCAGCTCCCACAGCCCCTACAGCAGCTTGCCGATGGCTTGTGGGCGATGCACAACAACGCCTTCGACTATGCGCAGGTCGACCCCGCCAAGCTGGCTGCGATCGAGGCCAACCCCGAAGCGATGGCTAAGCACGCCAACGAATTTCACTCCACCCACTACGAGACGCACCATCCGGTCGTGCGGGTGCACCCGGAGACCGGTGAGCGGGCACTGCTGCTGGGCAACTTCGTCAAGGCCATCCTGGGCGTCAACGGGGCCGAGTCGCGCGCGTTGTTCCAGATCTTCCAAGACCGGATCACCTGGCTGGAGAACACGATTCGGTGGAACTGGGAGCTCGGCGATGTCGCGATCTGGGACAACCGCGCGACGCAACACTACGCGGTATCGGACTACGGCAAGCAACGTCGCGCTATGCACCGGATCACCCTTGCGGGTGACATTCCGGTGAGTGTGCACGGTGAACACAGCCGGAGCGTGTCCGGGGACGCCAGCGACTACTCGATTGTGGATACGCCGAAACCGCTGGTCGCCTAG
- a CDS encoding biliverdin-producing heme oxygenase, with protein MQASVVTKSVRPLSAAMRAGSRDEHEAAEQSPFIAELLSGNLVKDAYVDYLLRLRVVYAALESAIRSHRDDPLVAVVYDPALERLPAIDADLRHWADGMPPGTNSPAAEAYQSRLEGVEGGELLAHHYTRYLGDLSGGRVIRRALDRVYNLGGVGLMFYDFPIHAKRYKDSYRAHLDDLTLQPEQVEQVVNEVKLAFRLNQALFDELACNLAAYRA; from the coding sequence ATGCAAGCTTCTGTTGTGACCAAGTCGGTTCGGCCATTGTCCGCCGCGATGCGTGCGGGCTCCCGTGACGAGCATGAAGCGGCCGAGCAGTCGCCGTTCATCGCCGAACTGCTCAGCGGCAACCTCGTCAAAGACGCCTACGTCGATTACCTGCTGCGTTTGCGGGTGGTCTACGCCGCATTGGAGAGTGCCATACGTTCGCACCGTGACGACCCACTGGTCGCGGTCGTCTACGACCCGGCCCTCGAACGACTGCCGGCCATCGATGCGGATCTGCGCCACTGGGCCGATGGCATGCCACCTGGCACCAATTCGCCTGCGGCAGAGGCTTATCAGAGCCGACTCGAGGGCGTCGAAGGCGGCGAATTGCTGGCCCACCACTACACCCGCTACCTAGGGGACCTGTCCGGTGGCCGAGTCATCCGCCGCGCGCTGGACCGCGTGTATAACCTGGGCGGTGTCGGTTTGATGTTCTACGACTTTCCGATACACGCGAAACGTTACAAGGACTCATACCGCGCTCACCTCGATGACCTCACCTTGCAGCCCGAGCAAGTCGAGCAGGTGGTGAACGAAGTCAAGCTGGCCTTCCGATTGAACCAGGCGCTGTTCGACGAGCTCGCCTGCAACCTCGCGGCCTACCGCGCCTAG